cattttggatgaataagaaatctctcctctcttgtctctttatctctttattgttcttgcttcttcttttgatatattgtactaactcttttagaatgattttacaacATAAAAGCGTTTATAAGCAACGCGGCTTATATCCATTGGAAGAAGAAACTCCATATCAAATCATGACTTCATATTACCAAAGCCTCTTCATGATTATGTCCTTCATTTGCTAGAAAATCAACATGCTGGTGTGTCTCCCTCCACACGTGTCTAATTGTGGCCGTGTTGGCCAAACGTCTACGATCTTCAATAATATGTCTAAGTGAATTATGTTGTACGTCCTTTTCCCTGAAAAACTTGACAGCCAATAAGCAATATGCTTCCATTTCTACAGCTTCATAATCCATTTGGTTTGCGACATGTAGCCCTTGCTTGATACTCCACAATTCTGTAATTTGTAGCAAGGCTTAAAGTAGATTTCATTTTGCCTGAGTATTCCAGCAGCCACTTCCCCTTGATCATCTACTTGTGATTTGGAACATAGTCTAGGCATTATTGTACATAGTCTCTGTTTAAGGAACTAAATGGGATATAACAATACTACATCCCATATATTCATTTTCGAGGAATTAAATAAAGTTATCAAAGCACTTTTATTGCAGAGTTTTTCGTGTTATGTCAACTGCTCTTTCCACGTTTCTCAAATTTATCTTTGTCATCGCGACTTTAATCATAATAGGCAATATGATTATGCTTGTGCTACTTAAAACCATGGTGAGAGTACTGGTTGTTATTCCAATACTTCTGTCCAGGAAGCCAAAGAGTGAATTCAAAACCCATTTTCTGCAGTCTAGATAAAGATTTAGCCCACCTTCCAAATTTCAGTGACATTGCTATTTGACAAGATTCAAGAACTTTGCATCAAGTCTCGCATATATATTAAAACCTTAATTCAGGTAACAAACTGATTACATGACATACATGTCACCAACAGCAGAACAGCAAGATCCTGAACTAGGGAAAAAGGATCCATTGCCAGTTATTCAAATTACTGATAAATAAATACAGCTCAAGCATTAAACTTATCCCCTTCACAAGCTAAGAGGGTCAAGATTACACGCCATGAGTTCAAAACCAAGAAAAGCCAAAAAATCTTTTACGACGCCATATTACATAATGCAGCACTGCCATAACAGGGATTGGCTTCCAATTAAAATGATAACAGAGGGGATGAACTTATTCCTTGCCATCAGCAGCACGAAGGGAACCAAGCTGAACTGGAGCTTGGGTGCCCACCACCTTGGAGGACCCATAGGTTGCAGTATCGACTCCTTGAGATCTCTCTTTCTCGAGCTGCTCCTTGATCCAGAAGTATGTAATTCTCAGACCATCCTGCACTCAGAAAATGATCATTAGTTTATACTTGGTGCAGAACATAGTTTTGTCAATTGCAAATGATAACATTCACTTCTGATAGAATAATAGTCTGTTTGCCGAAGCTTTTCAAAATTTGTCTATCTTGAAAAGTGTTTTTTGTCAAAAGAACTTTTGGAGAATAGTAGTTCATGattggctaatcaatttgaaaagcacttttgtcAATATTGGAGCAGTACTTTGTGTTGGCTAATGTTTCAAAATAGCTTTTGGGAAAAACTATTTTTTCTTAGCTTCTGAAACACAGCTTTTGCTATGATTCAAAAGCACATATTTCCCCAAACAACTCAACTTTCTTAAGTAAGtagtttttaaaaaagaaaaaaaaaagtaatattaagcttggccaaacaggctataaatctGGAAGAATTTTATAATGTCAACACTAAGGAGCTTAACGGTACCTTCAATCTCATTGTTGGAGCCCAACCTAGCTTCTCTTTTATCAGCGTGTTGTCTGAGTTCCGACCACGGACACCTTCTGGTCCAGGTATGTGGTGGACGGGAAGCTTCTTATCCTCAAAGCTGAGAACCATCTCAGCCATCTCGTTCATGCTGACCATCTCATCACTTCCAATGTTCACTGGCTCCCGGAAGTCAGATTTTGTCAATCTATATAAACAAATACATAAAAGTCACTTGAATCAGCACTTTAACAGAGAAATAAGTAGATGTTTGGCCATGGATTCcatatatttttcactttatttggaatttatgaagttggaattgaagatgaagttgtgtttggttatactttttgcaaaggaGAGAAGAGAGGACTTCGTTGGGAATTTACGAAGAAGATAGAGTTGGAAAACAGGTTTGGAGCACTtctccaaatttagaatccaattTCAAGTGGGATTTGGcaattttttaaccaaaaactgattttgaaataaagtgaaatcatcccggaaaaaagtgaataattctcatggccaaacggctcCTAAAGAAAACATGCCATTTAGACAAAAGCTTCTTCAATGACCATTGTTAAATGTAATATTGAGCAACTAAAAATTAATTTGTTTAAACTACGCTATAGCTTCATTTATTTTGTTTCCGCAAAGTAAAAAGTAAAATCCCCTGATAAACTCGATCTCATCAGTAACACGTGCCCAAAGTGAAAAGTTCCATAAAAGGAGGCTGTCTTATTATCAGAATTGAATCCGGTCTAAGCAGTCAAAGCATACAACCCAAAACACGACTATACCAAATTACCAATAATTCAGAATAAGTGGTTATTTATAGTAACTAATTCTCGATCGATCGCTTTAATTGTATAAAGAAACGGAGATTTGGTTGTACTGACCTGAGAACCCCTTCTACACATTCATCAATGAAGGTGAATGAACGTGTTTGAAGTCCATCTCCCCACATTTCAAACTTATCCGTTGCAGTTTGGGCTTTTCTACAAAAAGCGGCAGGAGCTTTTTCCCTTCCACCTGAGTTgcagaaaaagttttaaaaaaaaaaaaaaacttatcgtAATACATATAAAGACAGATTACAAATTTGTCTCATCAGCAGCGACTTTCAATAAATTACCTTTCCAAGTTCCAAAAGGACCATAGATGTTATGGAACCTTCCAATACGACATTCAATTCCAAAATCCTTGTTGTAATGTTTGCACAATTCTTCTGTGGCGAGCTTCTCCAAGCCGTAAGCATCTTGAGGCTAAAATCCAAACCGAGGAAAAGTTAAAAACTGCTACTTTGAAATTATTGAAATGGCATACTAAAGAAACATTCTAGTTTTGGGAAACGAACCTCTGCAGGCCATGCATCAGCTTCTTTCAGGCTGACATTTGTTTCAAGTTGTTTGAACTCGGGGTAAATGCAAGCACTAGATGCATAGAAGAACCTGAATAATACCATAGTCAGACACCAAATGAATGTACTTAAACTAAATTGACAAATAAAGTCCTGGAACTTTTAAACCCTAAGCACGAATTAAACTTGAATTACTAAAATTAGAAGACGAAAAAGCGCATATCAAAACAAGATAAAGACCTTTTGACACCATTAATCCTAGCAGCTTCCATCATGTTAAAGCTGATCATAGTGTTGTTATAGAAAATAACCGAGTGGTTGGACTGAATGAAGCCCATGCCACCCATATCAGCAGCGAGGTTGAAGACATGGTCGACTCCTTTTGTAACCTTCAAGCAATTATCCGGAACCCTAAGATCCACAAGATGAAACTCATGACAGAACATATCTTCTGTCATGTGCTCATTCTTCTTCCAATCGGATGCAATTATGTAGTGACCCTCGCTCTTCAAACGACGAGCAATGTGAGAAGCGATGAATCCTCCAGCCCCAGTAATGGAAATACGGAGCTTCTCGGATGGCCAGTAAGGTTCCCTCTCAAGATTCTCATAAGTGTAAGCACCATAGTTAATACCACCAGAGCTTCCCATTCTGGAAAAAACTACAGTCAGTCAAATGATATTTCTCTAGAAAAAGCATTAACTAGTTAATTAACTCACACTAATGAACATCCTAATGTTGAATTATTGACCATGTTTTCTCCTTAATTCTATGTGAGGGTAAGGCACTACCACAGTGAGTATAAAAAAGTTGTAAACTTTTGTTCAGCCTTATGAACATATAAGTTTAAAGAGGAACTTTAAATGACATAAACAGAGACACACATAATTTTGACTCCATAAGATTCTTAGCTAGAAAGTCATAGATATAACAAGGAACTTCAATAAACTATATATAAGAAAATCTAGTTAAGTCTGAGCACTAAAACAACTGACCACATTCCTGTATTTAACAACCTAATGAGTTCCAACACACCAaaaatacatattcataacaGAACTAAGaacaaataaaacttataaatcaAAAACATTTCTTTCATTTGGTAGTGGCAACAACAATATAAATGAACATTACTGAGCCAGAGCATCCcaaaataaaattttgaaaacaGTGAAATTTCACTCCACAACCCATCCATCCCCAAACAcaaaaataaacaaaatacaaaagaGGTCAAACAAATAATTCAGAATGGAAGAGAAAGGTGAATACACAAGCAGGTGAACAGAGCACAAAGACTGAAACTTTTTTTCAAGAAACACAGAACCCAAAAACACAAAAGTATCCAAATTTACAAATCAAAAGGCATTTTCCAAGATTCACAAAAGTAGAGCACAAGGACAAAGGGGAAAAAGGGAGAGTCTTGAACCCCTTACCTCTAAAAGTTAGCTTTGAGGAAATGGAGAGATAGAAAGAGAGATGAAGGGATGAGAGATGATTATGATAAACGAGAAATTTTTGGGTATTTATAGAAAGGGTGAACGTGCAAGAGATGACATTTACACAAACCACACCACTCGTTCCCATTCCCCCCGTCCATCCAATTGTGGAAATCATGTGTACACACAACACTAGACATATTTTTACTGAGGAGattgtcttcttttttctttttctttttttgtgggGGCGGAGGGGGtcaaaaaacaaaatgaaaaatttGACGTTAGGTGAATTATCTTCTTTTTTAAGGGGGTGGTTGGTagggagaaaaatattttttcaatttttctaaaattcaagaaaataataaaagctaaatataaaaaacaaTATTGTTGATGGGAATCGAGTCTGGGatgctagagacaattttgaTCACCCTGGACCGCCTAAGCTAACATTTTGCATATgctcagggtgttcaaaagttaagaTATGTACATAAACACGGAAAATCTATCTTATATATACATTATAATTTTTTACCGAGGGTGTTCACCTCCACTTAAATCCGCCCCTGACTGAGATGGCATATTGGGATAGGACGTCGTTGTTGAAATAGAGATCCAACCTAAGCACACAAGCTGGACACCACTCACGTTCATAAGTCGATATGTCATAATTAGAGATTTTTTGGGTTGTCAAATGCAAGGCCAACATATAGTGACACACTAGAGGTTTTTGGGGCTGTCAAACACAAGACCGACACATAGTGACATGTTAAAGGCAATGTCAATGCCCAAAGACACTGTGCCGATGCCCATCGCTCTCATTCCCACCCTCCAACACACCCTGACACCGCTACTCTACTCTACTCTTACTCCTGTAGTGTTTGAATAGATTatgtgaaatgactatttttttatttttatgattattcAAATTGTAAGTGGTCATAGAAGACTATCTCTTTTTATATAAATGCATTTGGACGATATTTTCTGCTTATTTACCAAAAATTTATTTTAGCAAAACACTAcctatttttccaaaaaaaaaaactgtggaATCCATTTTCTTTCGGGTCAAACACACCTTAAACCAAATGATTGGATAAGATTTAAGGAAGAAGACCACAAGATTTGAATTCACTTGATTATATTATGTGCAAAAATTTGTATCGATATCACTGCTCCGTAAACTTTTCGTAGTGTCATAATTTATTGGGAAAACAACCATTTTAATCCTTGTATTATTACATAGTTCCAATTTTAGTCCTAGTGTTATTGAACTAAGCACATCTAACCTTTAATTAAACGGAAAAGGCTTAAATATGTCATGCAACTATaaaaaatgactcatttatgtcactcgtcaatagtttggctcatttatgccatcgaactataggaaatgactcatttatgtcatcgaactataggaaatgactcatttatgtcatcgaactataggaaatgactcatttatgtcactcatcaatagtttgactcatttatgccatcgcttGTTACCAAattgactcatccatgccatattTCATTAAAGTTGGTTTTACAATATcatatatgacacgtggcctctaGCTAGATTATGATTGTGGGTGGTAAGGTGTATGGGTCGCATTTTTAATTAATTTGGTATTTAAAATTgagctggtttaattaaacgacgtagacATCTAATTGGAGGCTACGTGTCATATATGGTATTATAAAatcggcgttaatgaaaaatgacagggatgagtcattttgataatgggcgatgacataaatgagtcaaactattgatgagtggcataaataagtcatttcctatagtttgatGGCATAAATGGGTCATTTTCTAtaattcgatggcataaatgagtcaaactattgacgagtgacataaatgagtcattttcgatagttgaatgacatatttgagcctttttcgTTAATTAAATGAAGTGGGCTACTTTTGTCCCTTAAGCTAACAGACGTTAACTTTTCATATTTTATTTCCTTTTCTGCTCCgctagaaaaataaattaaacaaTAAAGACAAAAGGACTTTGTGAAAggcctcttcttcttccttttccaAATGAAAACACAAAAGGCAAATCTTTTGCAGTAACAGAACTGTGGGCTTTTCTTAGCCCCATTTTCTCTGACATGTATTGCCGTATATATATTTCAGTTTAAGCATACTGAACACAAAATTAGATCATCAGTTCCATTCATTGATACCaaaactaaaaaatatttaatcCCAAATTAAGTTTCATCAATAAATCAAATTGGAATGGTATGCCTGCAAAGCCTCGACGTTGTGCTTCGAAACTTAGGTCAAATTGAAAACCACCTTCTCACGTAGCCCAAATATGGATTTGTGTACATAGAAAACTTGCCTCAGGAAGGTCCCTGAAAAATCCATCTCCATTGGTATCATTCAAAGGGGAAGTATCAACCTCCCTATTTTCCACCCCTTTGACTAACCCCCAGCATGAACATGGTAATCTTCCACTGTTTGCACTATAGGCGATCATATAACTGAATTTTGCCTCACATGGCCATCCATGGTTAAGAGAGCTCTTGCCTGTCGGCCGGAAGCAATCAACTATTAGAAGTGAAAATTTCAGCTTCATAGTCATTTATCCAAGTATTATTCCTTCTATGCAACTCAAGAGTCAAACACAGACCTTATGTTTTTCACCCTCTCCATCTGTTTTTAGCAGCAAAAAAGAAAAGGCATCGACATATTTTGCTAAGCATGATAGTCTCATtctgaaagaaaagaaaacagaaaCGTATCAAAAGTTATAACGTCCGTTACCTTGAGGGATTGAAATCACAAACTTCATTTAATTAAAGGTTAAATCTGCTTAATCCAATAACACAAGGACTAAAATAAGAGTTATGTAATAATACAAGGACTAAAACCATTGTTTTCCCTAATTTATTTATATCGACGAACGAGAGGATAATAAGATGACATCATTTAGTAACATACAATAATTGTATGAGAATGAcaacatattcagaatcagaaATATCTCTATCAAAATTATCTTCACACAGCCAACTTATTTCCACTAGTAGAAGtctcttctttttttcttacGTGTGCCGAGTTAAAATCGACACATACATTGGAACGGAGGAAGCATTTGCCAAGATTCAATGTTACTAGCTTTTAAGGAAAAAACAAATTTGTatcttttttctttaaaactaCACCAAAAAAATGAGATAGTGACTTAAGAAAAGTGTAGATGAACCAATAAAGTTGTGGTGGGATGGGACGGatatcactatatatatatatatatatatatatatataataagggtTAACGTAACTTTTTTGCAGTCCTTAGTTAGAGTCTTGGTTACATTATAAGTTACAATTAAGGGTTGCCAACTAAAGATTGTCTCTTTCAAATTTATCTTTATATTTGTCTTATATTATTTCATCTATTATAGGGTGTTTTAAAAATATCTAggcactttaaaaaaaaaaattaataatacaAAACTCCCTAGACTAATTTTTTTTAAGGTGATGTAACATGCTACTAACttcttcatatattttattttactccTACTTTATTTCTTAATTACTTGAGGTGCCAAACCTAATTTTGATAAATTTAGAAACTTTTAAAGTCTTCTTAAAACGCTTAAGAAATTGTGAATAATTTTTTTCATCGTTTCGATATACTTTGTATAATTTAATTAATTGTCATCTACAAATATTAGTAAAGTAAAGTGtaaaattttagttttatttattTGAAATTTAACTTTGTTTATAAGTAACCTCATTATAATCCCAACGAAAGAATAAATATAGCATATATAGTTGATGTCTTGTTTTTGGAAGAAAATTTTGTAGTTCATATTAGATGATGTTAGAAATTAAGGAC
The sequence above is a segment of the Lycium barbarum isolate Lr01 chromosome 6, ASM1917538v2, whole genome shotgun sequence genome. Coding sequences within it:
- the LOC132645292 gene encoding GDP-mannose 3,5-epimerase 1, which gives rise to MGSSGGINYGAYTYENLEREPYWPSEKLRISITGAGGFIASHIARRLKSEGHYIIASDWKKNEHMTEDMFCHEFHLVDLRVPDNCLKVTKGVDHVFNLAADMGGMGFIQSNHSVIFYNNTMISFNMMEAARINGVKRFFYASSACIYPEFKQLETNVSLKEADAWPAEPQDAYGLEKLATEELCKHYNKDFGIECRIGRFHNIYGPFGTWKGGREKAPAAFCRKAQTATDKFEMWGDGLQTRSFTFIDECVEGVLRLTKSDFREPVNIGSDEMVSMNEMAEMVLSFEDKKLPVHHIPGPEGVRGRNSDNTLIKEKLGWAPTMRLKDGLRITYFWIKEQLEKERSQGVDTATYGSSKVVGTQAPVQLGSLRAADGKE